One window of the Candidatus Tisiphia endosymbiont of Sialis lutaria genome contains the following:
- the dcd gene encoding dCTP deaminase, which produces MTIMSDNWIRKMCVNHDMITPFTDTQVKLNNSERIISYGLSSYGYDARVSKEFKIFTNINSAIVDPKNFTECSLVDREVDVCIIPPNSFALARTIEYFKIPRDVLVICVGKSTYARCGIIVNVTPLEPEWEGHVTLEFSNTTPLPAKIYANEGACQFLFLKGDQICNTSYADRHGKYMKQQGVTLPIT; this is translated from the coding sequence ATGACCATTATGTCTGATAATTGGATAAGAAAAATGTGTGTAAACCATGATATGATTACACCTTTTACTGATACACAAGTTAAATTAAATAACTCAGAGAGGATTATTTCTTATGGTTTATCGTCGTATGGTTATGATGCAAGAGTCTCAAAAGAATTCAAAATATTTACTAATATCAATTCGGCAATAGTTGATCCCAAGAATTTCACTGAATGCAGCTTGGTAGATAGAGAGGTTGATGTTTGTATTATTCCACCAAACAGTTTTGCTTTAGCAAGAACAATTGAATATTTTAAGATTCCAAGAGATGTATTAGTTATTTGTGTTGGTAAATCAACCTATGCAAGATGCGGTATAATTGTTAACGTAACACCATTAGAACCTGAATGGGAAGGACATGTAACATTAGAATTTTCTAATACTACTCCATTACCGGCAAAAATTTATGCTAATGAAGGAGCGTGTCAATTTTTATTTTTAAAAGGCGATCAAATTTGTAATACATCTTATGCTGATCGTCATGGGAAATATATGAAACAGCAAGGTGTTACCTTGCCAATAACTTAA
- a CDS encoding palindromic element RPE2 domain-containing protein codes for MVKFPNIVNSGEFGARNDGATPISNRRATSDDVPNFSSIDYKSK; via the coding sequence ATGGTTAAGTTTCCGAATATAGTCAATTCAGGAGAATTTGGGGCTAGGAACGATGGAGCGACGCCTATAAGTAATAGGCGAGCGACGAGTGACGACGTCCCCAACTTCTCATCAATTGACTATAAATCTAAATAA
- the secB gene encoding protein-export chaperone SecB: MNSNQQEMPHIAINAQYIKDLSFENPDAPKSLVSLERNPQIDLFLDLNISNLPEENFYEVELSIEAKAMSEKHKLFIVDLKYAGVFNLINIAKDQHQMILAIHCPAMIFPFARKIISDVTQDGGFQPLMIDPIDFGALYHKKMRESEN, from the coding sequence ATGAACTCTAATCAACAAGAGATGCCACATATCGCTATTAACGCCCAATACATAAAGGATTTATCTTTTGAAAATCCAGATGCTCCAAAATCTTTAGTATCTTTGGAACGTAATCCACAAATTGATTTGTTCCTAGACCTTAATATTTCTAATTTACCTGAAGAAAACTTTTATGAGGTAGAATTAAGTATAGAAGCTAAAGCAATGAGTGAAAAACATAAGCTATTTATAGTAGACCTAAAATATGCAGGGGTTTTTAACCTGATTAATATAGCGAAAGATCAACACCAGATGATATTAGCAATTCACTGTCCAGCAATGATTTTCCCATTTGCCAGAAAAATTATTTCGGATGTAACGCAGGATGGAGGGTTCCAGCCATTGATGATTGATCCAATTGATTTTGGTGCTTTATATCACAAGAAAATGCGAGAAAGTGAAAATTAA
- a CDS encoding type I secretion system permease/ATPase, whose translation MKNNSALATQVANPLNSALEKCKIAFWIVFGFAFVINLLMLITPLYSLQVLDRVIGSGNIWTLMWLSIIIGTIYFIYGLLQIARSFTLIKVGEWLDKTVAPVIFGHSISAAATRTNTGASQLLRDFQTIKTFVTSTGINTLFDAPWSVVYIVVIFLIHPYIGILTLVGAIIIVSTAFFNAAATNRTLGEATEFSIKGMTQADIANRNSEVVEAMGMMKNVTANWHQFNIAALEKQSVASYRNGAISNFSRFIRNIMQMLVTGIGAYVVVSTSGRDMTTGGMIMSSIIVGRALAPFDNAIELWKSMSSAIKSYKNINQLFASYKSREEAMPIPNVEGHLTVENIYYSFPVPPYMPQPPVPRYILKGVSFAVQPGEVLAVIGPSAAGKSTLAKVLVGVWKAASGTVRLDSGEIYRWNREDFGKHVGYLPQGIELFSGSIKQNIARMAENADPEKVIEAAKIAGAHEMVLRLPDGYDSDIGTAGSNLSGGQKQRVGLARAFYGNPKLIILDEPNANLDEAGEIALSNSLKQAKARGIAVVVISHRPSVLSVVDKILVLQDGAVALYGTQEELQNRVKLLQNGAIHINE comes from the coding sequence ATGAAAAATAATAGTGCATTAGCAACTCAAGTAGCAAACCCTCTAAATAGTGCTCTTGAAAAGTGCAAGATTGCTTTTTGGATAGTTTTTGGTTTCGCGTTTGTTATTAACTTATTAATGTTGATAACCCCTCTTTATTCATTACAAGTTCTTGATCGAGTTATAGGAAGTGGTAACATATGGACATTAATGTGGTTGTCCATTATTATTGGTACAATCTATTTTATTTATGGGTTATTACAAATTGCTAGATCATTCACTTTAATTAAAGTTGGGGAATGGCTGGACAAAACAGTTGCTCCTGTAATTTTTGGTCACTCTATTTCAGCTGCTGCAACTCGTACTAATACTGGTGCTAGCCAATTACTTCGTGATTTTCAAACAATAAAAACTTTTGTAACTAGTACTGGTATTAATACTTTATTTGATGCCCCTTGGAGTGTTGTCTATATAGTAGTAATTTTCTTAATTCACCCATATATTGGGATTTTAACATTAGTTGGTGCTATTATTATCGTATCTACAGCTTTCTTTAATGCTGCCGCAACTAATAGAACTCTTGGTGAGGCTACTGAATTCTCGATAAAGGGTATGACCCAAGCTGATATTGCTAATAGGAATTCAGAAGTTGTAGAAGCTATGGGGATGATGAAAAATGTCACGGCAAATTGGCATCAATTTAATATTGCTGCTTTGGAGAAACAATCCGTTGCTAGTTATCGTAATGGTGCTATCTCTAACTTTTCCAGATTTATTCGTAATATTATGCAAATGCTTGTAACTGGTATTGGTGCTTATGTGGTTGTTAGTACTTCAGGAAGAGATATGACTACTGGTGGTATGATTATGAGTTCTATTATAGTTGGGAGGGCTCTAGCTCCTTTCGATAATGCTATTGAGTTATGGAAAAGTATGAGTAGTGCCATAAAATCTTATAAAAATATCAATCAGTTATTTGCTTCTTATAAATCAAGAGAAGAAGCAATGCCAATTCCAAATGTTGAAGGACATTTAACTGTAGAAAATATTTATTATTCATTTCCAGTCCCTCCATATATGCCACAACCTCCAGTACCAAGATATATTTTAAAGGGTGTATCTTTTGCTGTTCAGCCTGGAGAAGTATTAGCAGTTATCGGACCTTCTGCTGCAGGTAAGTCAACTTTAGCTAAAGTTCTAGTTGGGGTATGGAAAGCCGCATCAGGAACTGTTAGACTTGATAGCGGGGAAATTTATCGCTGGAATAGAGAAGATTTTGGTAAGCATGTAGGATATTTGCCACAAGGGATAGAATTATTTAGTGGTAGCATAAAACAGAATATAGCTAGGATGGCTGAAAATGCTGATCCAGAAAAAGTAATTGAGGCAGCTAAAATTGCTGGAGCTCATGAAATGGTCTTAAGATTACCAGATGGTTATGATTCGGATATTGGAACAGCTGGCTCTAATCTCTCTGGTGGACAAAAACAACGTGTTGGTCTTGCTAGAGCATTTTATGGTAATCCTAAATTAATTATTTTAGACGAGCCCAATGCTAATCTTGATGAGGCGGGTGAAATAGCCTTATCAAATTCTTTAAAGCAAGCAAAAGCTAGGGGTATTGCTGTAGTTGTTATCTCTCATAGACCTTCTGTATTATCAGTGGTAGATAAGATATTGGTATTACAAGATGGAGCCGTAGCTCTTTATGGTACTCAAGAAGAGCTGCAAAATCGAGTTAAACTGTTACAAAACGGTGCAATTCACATTAACGAATAA
- a CDS encoding HlyD family type I secretion periplasmic adaptor subunit: MEEKPTNKPTFTAEQLKQLLSLQNDLIHSKKTKGGVLSQKIVVGISKTIQNTLYYLDRFVNFVTKNNDVDRNDVVQTARAPILFGVAIIICFVLVGGIWGSFAPLDSAAGASGVLVTYSNKQIINHQEGGIIANIFVKQGDKVKAGDKLIKLEDTKIKSQYEITLSQYRHALAAESRLMAERDNQDKIEFPKLLTDAMDLPEVARVIHTQESLFYSKKEMYKSEKNALHQKIEQLNKKIEGMQARKIANVKSLEVIRDRLKAINTLHDKGFSNKAALLEIEAKEANFKSEIAMTESDIAATKHTIIECEISIINLQNKYTKDTLTELKDAQGQVSHLKEQFTAYKDSLSRTVITSPVDGIINVLHFHTIGGVIPNNTTPIVEISPTNDTLIIEAKVPQKNIDSVHEGLLAKIRFSAFKSRTTPLFTGKVVRISPDTVQDRTQAQQTPETFYVAIIEIDMEEFNKIAKARKLELHPGMQVEVQIVTGTRTLLRYLLDPITDTMFRAFKEK, encoded by the coding sequence ATGGAAGAAAAGCCAACTAATAAGCCGACATTTACAGCAGAGCAACTTAAACAGCTCTTATCGCTACAAAATGATTTGATACACTCGAAAAAAACAAAGGGGGGTGTTCTATCACAAAAGATAGTAGTAGGTATTTCTAAGACAATTCAGAATACATTATATTATCTTGATCGTTTTGTTAATTTTGTTACCAAAAATAATGATGTTGATCGCAATGATGTAGTACAAACTGCTAGAGCTCCAATTCTCTTTGGAGTAGCTATAATAATCTGCTTTGTGTTAGTTGGAGGAATATGGGGAAGTTTTGCTCCTCTTGATAGTGCGGCTGGGGCATCGGGCGTTCTGGTAACATATAGTAATAAGCAAATAATTAATCACCAGGAGGGTGGAATTATAGCTAATATTTTTGTTAAACAAGGCGATAAAGTCAAGGCGGGTGATAAATTAATAAAGTTGGAAGATACAAAAATTAAATCGCAGTACGAAATTACTTTAAGCCAATATAGGCACGCTTTAGCAGCAGAAAGTCGCTTGATGGCTGAGAGAGATAATCAAGACAAAATTGAGTTTCCCAAATTATTAACAGATGCCATGGATCTACCTGAAGTAGCAAGGGTTATACATACTCAAGAAAGCTTATTTTATTCCAAAAAGGAAATGTATAAAAGTGAGAAAAATGCTTTGCATCAAAAGATCGAGCAATTAAATAAAAAAATTGAAGGTATGCAAGCTAGAAAGATTGCCAATGTCAAAAGTCTAGAAGTTATTAGGGATCGTTTAAAAGCAATAAATACATTACATGATAAAGGTTTTTCTAATAAAGCTGCTTTATTGGAAATTGAAGCTAAGGAAGCTAACTTTAAAAGTGAAATAGCTATGACAGAAAGTGACATTGCGGCTACTAAACATACTATTATAGAGTGTGAGATTAGTATTATTAACCTACAGAATAAATATACAAAGGATACTCTGACTGAATTAAAAGATGCTCAAGGACAAGTATCTCATCTAAAAGAGCAGTTTACTGCTTATAAGGACTCATTAAGTCGTACAGTTATTACGTCTCCTGTTGATGGTATTATCAATGTATTGCACTTTCATACAATAGGCGGAGTAATTCCTAACAACACTACTCCGATTGTAGAAATTTCTCCAACTAATGATACTTTGATAATAGAGGCAAAAGTTCCACAAAAAAACATAGATTCAGTACATGAAGGTTTGTTAGCAAAGATTCGCTTTAGTGCTTTTAAATCTAGAACAACACCATTATTTACTGGTAAAGTCGTTAGAATATCTCCTGACACTGTCCAAGACAGAACTCAAGCACAACAAACTCCAGAGACTTTTTACGTTGCTATAATTGAGATTGATATGGAGGAATTTAATAAGATTGCAAAAGCTAGAAAGTTAGAACTCCATCCTGGCATGCAGGTGGAAGTTCAAATTGTCACTGGCACAAGAACTCTTCTAAGATATCTACTTGATCCTATTACTGACACTATGTTCAGAGCATTTAAAGAAAAATGA